One genomic window of Parasteatoda tepidariorum isolate YZ-2023 chromosome 9, CAS_Ptep_4.0, whole genome shotgun sequence includes the following:
- the LOC122270303 gene encoding uncharacterized protein isoform X1: MESSKNQYRVMKRLIEHGSRVNPRESRNRTPLHDLLEAMHEDFQERTIHLLLSYGADVNAVDNENTSILREALMNPCVPLSSIIMLLEFGANANDCARFLDKNMPVAKLLLQYILIKRISNAELEPNLTDFSTYSSLLNLKFCEHLEYYDELVAYKQGCLKELNAMRGERISKNYTLFSYINERCSTAKMNEDDLKTSLTDKVLSKFNQYPYCEDLIIASLKKRCILEVLSNEKIYTWQQISDSSLDKFKVTLNSDTIKTLATYLSKIDMINLTLAYRCGNKASLESTERENRETHDLERCTKRQKVS; encoded by the coding sequence ATGGAGtcttcaaaaaatcaatatcgtGTGATGAAACGTCTAATTGAACATGGATCAAGAGTTAATCCTAGAGAAAGCCGTAATCGTACTCCTTTACATGATTTGCTGGAAGCGATGCACGAAGATTTTCAAGAGCGCACAATTCATCTATTACTATCATATGGAGCAGATGTGAATGCAGTTGATAATGAAAATACTAGTATTCTAAGAGAAGCTCTAATGAACCCCTGTGTACCTTTAAGTTCCATAATTATGCTACTTGAGTTTGGGGCTAATGCTAATGACTGTGCAAGATTTTTAGACAAAAACATGCCTGTAGCGAAACTTTTGTTACAGTATATTCTCATCAAAAGAATATCAAATGCTGAACTAGAACCAAACTTGACTGATTTTAGTACCTATTCTTCTttgttgaatttgaaattttgtgagCATTTAGAATACTATGACGAGTTGGTTGCATACAAACAGGGTtgcttaaaagaattaaatgcgATGAGGGGAGAAAggataagtaaaaattatactctATTTTCGTATATAAATGAGAGATGCAGTACTGCGAAAATGAATGAAGATGATTTAAAGACATCTCTTACTGataaagttttatcaaaatttaatcaatatccTTATTGTGAAGATCTTATCAttgcttctttgaaaaaaaggtGCATATTAGAAGTATTAAGTAATGAGAAAATTTACACTTGGCAGCAGATATCCGATTCTTCTTTAgacaaatttaaagtaactttaaacagtgatacaattaaaacattggcaacatatttatctaaaattgatATGATAAATCTCACTTTAGCCTACAGATGTGGTAATAAAGCTTCTTTGGAATCAACAGAGAGAGAAAATCGCGAAACACATGATTTAGAACGCTGTACGAAACGTCAAAAAGTTTCTTAA